In one Thermodesulfobacteriota bacterium genomic region, the following are encoded:
- a CDS encoding GspE/PulE family protein yields MFKNSPKSNFAKTSVQNLKTEVAYRTKLQDICNKIYAATDLDEILINLKQEIISLFKAERMTVFVVDGKKRELFSRFKSGSEVEEIRIPAASSSIAGCCAIKQKIINIKNVYDIKELAAIDPDLKFDNSWDKKTGFTTKQVLAVPILFKKYMLGVIQLINRKGGDLFTKIEEGSVGEVAKILGIALFNQKRIAKIKSGKFDYLLENHILTEKELSRAIEDARVRKQPVESVLIKDLKIPKKEIGKSLSKFYNVPFVEYNKTTVIPGELLTGLKVPFMRNNTWVPLRFEDEKIVIIIDDPQDLQRVGEIKSLFPGKKLSFQVALKQDVLDFIKLFTQDEKQVAGIEDIMSQLEEEEAEIEEAESGVDDQDSAVVQIVNKIILDAYERGASDIHIEPYSGKQKTEVRIRIDGSCMVYQTIPFNYRNAIISRLKIMSDLDIAERRKPQDGKIKFKKFGGKDIELRVATVPTQGGLEDVVMRILSAGEPLSLDKMGFSQRNYKNFISVITQPYGIIFVCGPTGSGKTTTLHSALGYINKSDTKIWTAEDPVEITQRGLRQVQVKPKIGFDFAAAMRAFLRADPDVIMVGEMRDKETTSIGIEASLTGHLVFSTLHTNSAPESITRLLDMGMDPFNFSDAVLCILAQRLVRTLCKKCKKPYSPVKEEYNELVREYGPKEFAKNVKIPFSEKLTLYKPDGCDACNNTGYSGRMALHELLMGTDEMKKLIQEKAKMEKIRNQAILDEMTTLKQDGIEKIFAGHSDLLQVRRVCIK; encoded by the coding sequence ATGTTTAAAAATTCTCCCAAATCGAATTTCGCGAAAACCAGTGTACAGAATCTTAAAACCGAGGTTGCCTATAGAACAAAGCTGCAGGATATTTGCAATAAAATATACGCAGCCACAGATTTAGATGAGATTCTGATAAATTTGAAACAAGAAATAATCTCGCTTTTTAAGGCTGAAAGAATGACTGTTTTTGTGGTTGATGGAAAAAAAAGAGAGCTTTTTTCCAGGTTTAAATCAGGATCCGAAGTGGAAGAGATTCGCATTCCTGCAGCCTCCAGTAGTATCGCGGGATGTTGTGCCATAAAGCAAAAAATTATAAATATTAAAAATGTTTATGACATTAAAGAGCTTGCCGCCATTGATCCGGATTTAAAATTTGATAACAGCTGGGATAAAAAAACGGGTTTTACCACCAAACAGGTACTTGCCGTTCCTATTTTGTTTAAAAAGTATATGCTTGGTGTCATCCAACTGATTAACCGAAAAGGAGGAGATTTATTTACTAAAATTGAAGAGGGTTCTGTGGGGGAAGTGGCAAAAATTCTCGGTATCGCACTTTTTAACCAAAAACGGATCGCTAAAATTAAATCAGGCAAATTCGACTATCTGCTTGAAAACCATATTTTGACCGAAAAAGAGCTGAGCCGAGCAATCGAAGACGCCAGGGTCAGAAAACAACCGGTTGAATCGGTACTCATAAAGGATTTGAAAATTCCGAAAAAAGAAATCGGGAAATCATTAAGCAAATTTTATAACGTTCCTTTTGTTGAGTATAATAAAACAACTGTGATTCCCGGTGAGCTTCTAACCGGTTTGAAAGTGCCTTTTATGCGAAATAACACCTGGGTTCCGCTACGTTTTGAAGATGAAAAAATAGTCATTATTATTGATGATCCACAGGACCTTCAACGGGTGGGTGAAATAAAAAGTCTCTTTCCCGGTAAAAAACTGAGTTTTCAGGTGGCATTAAAACAGGATGTGCTTGATTTCATCAAGCTGTTTACTCAAGATGAGAAACAAGTGGCTGGGATTGAGGATATCATGTCGCAATTGGAGGAAGAAGAAGCGGAAATAGAAGAAGCGGAGTCCGGCGTTGATGATCAGGACAGCGCGGTGGTGCAAATTGTAAACAAAATCATTCTGGATGCGTATGAACGCGGTGCTTCCGATATCCATATCGAACCCTATTCAGGAAAGCAAAAAACTGAAGTTCGCATCAGAATTGACGGAAGTTGCATGGTTTACCAGACCATTCCCTTTAACTACAGGAATGCAATTATATCACGCCTTAAAATAATGTCCGACCTCGATATTGCAGAGCGTCGAAAACCTCAGGACGGTAAGATAAAATTTAAAAAATTTGGCGGCAAAGATATTGAACTAAGGGTGGCAACCGTTCCGACTCAGGGTGGGCTTGAGGATGTGGTGATGAGAATTCTATCAGCCGGGGAGCCACTTTCCCTTGATAAAATGGGGTTTTCCCAAAGGAATTATAAAAATTTTATTAGTGTGATTACTCAGCCTTACGGTATCATATTTGTGTGCGGCCCCACAGGCTCAGGAAAAACAACCACGCTGCATTCAGCGCTGGGATACATCAATAAATCCGATACAAAAATCTGGACCGCTGAGGATCCGGTTGAAATTACGCAAAGAGGGCTCAGGCAGGTGCAGGTAAAGCCAAAGATAGGGTTTGATTTTGCCGCTGCCATGCGGGCTTTTCTAAGAGCAGATCCGGATGTAATCATGGTGGGAGAGATGCGTGACAAGGAGACGACCTCTATCGGTATTGAAGCTTCCTTAACCGGGCACCTTGTTTTTTCAACACTGCACACAAACAGTGCGCCGGAGAGTATCACCAGACTTTTAGACATGGGGATGGATCCGTTTAACTTTTCCGATGCCGTTTTATGTATTCTGGCTCAGCGATTGGTTCGTACCTTATGCAAGAAATGCAAGAAGCCCTACAGTCCGGTTAAAGAGGAATACAATGAGCTGGTTCGTGAATACGGACCGAAAGAGTTTGCCAAAAATGTAAAGATTCCTTTCTCGGAAAAATTGACCCTGTACAAACCGGATGGATGTGATGCCTGCAATAACACGGGTTATTCCGGGCGAATGGCGTTGCACGAACTGTTGATGGGCACTGATGAAATGAAAAAATTGATTCAGGAAAAAGCAAAAATGGAAAAAATAAGGAACCAGGCCATACTGGACGAAATGACCACCCTTAAACAGGACGGAATTGAAAAAATATTTGCAGGACACAGTGATCTGTTACAGGTTAGGCGGGTTTGCATTAAATAG
- a CDS encoding YggS family pyridoxal phosphate-dependent enzyme, with product MKLKLEKVRDRINKAAVSSGRNPETVRLVAVSKTIPTKTVEEAIQAGADILGENYIQEARAKFNDLSSYPVSWHFIGHLQTNKAKYAVRIFDLIHSVDSLKLAMELDKQAKKTGKIQHILIQVNLADESSKSGVSINHTLNLVKQISVLKNLAIKGLMTMPPFFNAPEKVRPFFKQLRSLRDQISKETIHNVAMDELSMGMTGDFEVAIQEGSTLVRIGTAIFGERK from the coding sequence TTGAAGCTAAAATTAGAAAAAGTGAGGGATCGTATAAACAAAGCCGCTGTTTCATCGGGAAGGAATCCCGAGACTGTTCGTCTGGTTGCGGTTAGTAAAACCATACCCACAAAAACAGTTGAGGAAGCCATTCAGGCCGGTGCGGACATTCTGGGTGAAAACTATATCCAGGAAGCCAGAGCCAAATTCAACGATCTCTCCTCGTATCCGGTGTCCTGGCATTTTATCGGCCATCTGCAGACAAATAAGGCAAAATATGCGGTTAGAATTTTTGATTTGATCCACTCGGTGGATTCATTAAAACTGGCCATGGAACTTGATAAGCAGGCAAAAAAGACCGGAAAAATCCAGCACATCCTGATCCAGGTAAACCTGGCTGATGAATCTTCAAAATCGGGCGTTTCGATTAACCATACATTGAACCTGGTAAAACAAATCAGCGTTTTAAAAAACTTGGCCATAAAAGGACTGATGACCATGCCCCCTTTTTTCAACGCACCTGAAAAAGTCAGGCCTTTTTTTAAACAACTGCGCAGCCTGCGGGATCAAATCAGCAAAGAGACCATCCACAACGTTGCCATGGACGAACTCTCTATGGGCATGACCGGCGACTTTGAGGTTGCCATACAAGAAGGGTCAACCCTTGTGCGAATCGGAACTGCGATTTTCGGTGAACGAAAATGA
- a CDS encoding N-acetylmuramoyl-L-alanine amidase, which produces MNTLKLSIIPILLIFGLMAIAWPSPTFAQTAKDQYFTAEACYRKLKKSAIKQKYRENWLACIKKFQAVYRKDPSGRWAAAGLYMSGNLYMELYRRSYKRSDKKEAIDNFERIKKRHPKSAYSNKADILIKKLTAGQISYSKKKKTTSKAKTKSAGVKPHKKPLRKRVVVTGLRFWSNPNYTRVVIDTDKETTYIPHLLKKDPSIKKPQRLYVDLQNCLLGENIKKIIPIDDDLLSGARAGQYTKNSVRVVVDIKTFKTYKVFSLKDPFRIIMDMWGDSTKPKKTNGLKVKNKIKDPKAVSESLVKQLSLGVKRIIIDPGHGGRDYGAPGRIKGVHEKEVVLKIGRKLARKIRKEIKCEVVMTRNKDKFLTLEERTAIANTKNADLFISIHTNANRDQRVHGIQTFFLSPAGDKESILVAARENATSTNNISDLDVILSDLLQNSKINESSRLATYIQESIYKNLKKRGYRRVKNKGVKQAPFYVLIGAQMPAVLIETSFISNKRECQRLINPRYQERLCEGIVAGIKKYIKETNPTAFIPTGTRMNRGG; this is translated from the coding sequence ATGAATACCCTTAAACTAAGCATTATACCGATCTTACTTATTTTTGGTCTTATGGCGATTGCTTGGCCGTCACCAACGTTTGCCCAGACGGCAAAGGATCAATATTTTACCGCAGAAGCGTGCTATCGAAAACTAAAAAAAAGCGCCATAAAGCAAAAATACAGAGAAAACTGGCTGGCATGCATCAAAAAATTTCAGGCAGTTTACCGCAAAGACCCGTCGGGAAGATGGGCGGCGGCCGGCCTGTATATGAGCGGAAATCTTTATATGGAGCTTTACCGGCGCTCATATAAAAGGTCGGATAAAAAAGAGGCCATTGACAATTTTGAAAGGATAAAAAAACGCCACCCTAAAAGTGCCTACAGCAATAAAGCCGATATTTTAATCAAGAAATTGACTGCCGGCCAAATCAGCTATTCAAAGAAAAAGAAAACGACGTCAAAAGCAAAAACCAAAAGTGCCGGAGTAAAACCCCATAAAAAGCCACTCAGGAAAAGGGTGGTGGTAACCGGACTCCGATTCTGGTCAAATCCAAACTACACACGGGTGGTGATCGATACGGATAAGGAAACCACATATATTCCTCACCTGCTTAAAAAAGATCCTTCTATAAAAAAACCCCAACGCTTATACGTAGATCTGCAAAACTGTCTTTTAGGAGAAAACATCAAAAAGATTATACCGATCGATGACGATTTGCTCAGTGGGGCACGAGCCGGTCAGTACACCAAAAATTCAGTCCGGGTGGTGGTGGATATAAAAACCTTTAAGACCTATAAAGTTTTTTCCTTAAAGGACCCGTTCAGAATCATAATGGATATGTGGGGAGATTCAACCAAGCCTAAAAAAACCAATGGTTTAAAAGTAAAAAATAAAATAAAAGATCCAAAAGCGGTTTCAGAGTCTCTGGTAAAACAACTTTCGTTAGGAGTTAAACGGATCATAATCGACCCGGGACACGGGGGGCGTGATTATGGCGCTCCGGGACGAATAAAGGGCGTCCATGAAAAAGAAGTGGTACTTAAAATCGGACGGAAACTTGCCAGAAAGATACGAAAGGAAATTAAATGCGAGGTGGTGATGACTCGCAATAAAGATAAATTTCTGACGCTGGAAGAACGTACAGCCATTGCCAACACCAAAAATGCGGATCTTTTTATATCCATCCACACCAATGCAAACCGGGATCAAAGGGTACACGGGATTCAAACCTTTTTTCTAAGCCCGGCAGGAGATAAAGAATCTATTCTGGTTGCTGCGAGGGAAAATGCGACTTCCACAAACAATATATCTGATCTTGATGTCATACTGAGCGATCTTTTGCAAAATTCCAAAATTAATGAATCGAGTCGCCTGGCTACATATATCCAGGAATCGATCTATAAGAATTTAAAGAAGAGAGGTTACCGCAGGGTTAAAAACAAAGGGGTTAAACAGGCGCCCTTCTATGTTCTAATCGGTGCACAAATGCCTGCAGTCCTGATTGAAACTTCCTTTATCAGTAATAAAAGGGAGTGCCAAAGATTAATCAATCCAAGATATCAGGAACGACTATGCGAGGGAATTGTCGCTGGAATAAAAAAATATATTAAGGAAACCAATCCAACCGCTTTTATTCCAACAGGAACCCGGATGAATCGAGGAGGATAA
- a CDS encoding M48 family metalloprotease: MFANFIYFIIVLLIYSTYQPPEQTNFDPWETLFLFFCLIFLFAAFTRFQFHKLEKQIYQKGFSVVAYRFDGIITRHCVIAILLFGINIYGLNLPSFLIAIPVFSTLPTVTALFFLGIFIFYLSIVWALAHKSYRMIYKTENSWQSYVWSNISFSIPVLLPWLFLSGILDLINLLPFESLKQLLATTEGQVGYFLIFLLIIAIIGPAIIQKFWRCKPLESGYNRSRIELLCKKAGLKYADILYWPAFGSRMITAGVMGLIKKFRYILITGPLIRFLDPDEIDAVVAHEIGHIKRKHLIFYLVFFSGYMLLSYSTYDLIIYLILFTEPVLKFTTAMGLNWTTVISTLFSITEISMFLIYFRYVFGYFMRNFERQADCYVYTLFDTAKPLISTFNKIIATSGQSPDRPNWHHFSIKERIDYLNRCEADKNYIFRHDRKIQKSMGIYFAAIILVGAIGYSLNFGAAGKELSNHVIEKIIFRELDKSPDDPILYQTLGDIYYNAKNYHGVQQAYEKSLILNPDNPHVLNNLAWLYATCDDLSYRNSTRALKLSQKAVALLNAPHTLDTLAESYFVNGKYEKAIATELRALEQVKTNRSHYKNQLDKFRKATNTIE; this comes from the coding sequence ATGTTTGCCAATTTTATTTATTTCATTATTGTACTTCTCATTTACAGCACTTATCAGCCTCCGGAGCAGACCAACTTCGACCCTTGGGAAACTTTATTTTTATTTTTTTGCCTTATTTTTTTATTTGCCGCCTTTACCCGTTTCCAGTTTCATAAGCTGGAAAAACAGATTTATCAAAAAGGCTTTTCCGTGGTGGCCTATAGATTTGATGGTATCATCACCCGCCACTGCGTGATTGCCATCCTGCTTTTTGGTATCAACATATATGGCCTTAATCTTCCCTCCTTTCTAATAGCAATCCCTGTTTTTTCAACATTGCCGACAGTGACGGCGCTTTTTTTTCTGGGTATCTTTATTTTCTATCTTTCCATTGTATGGGCGTTGGCCCATAAATCATACCGGATGATTTATAAAACCGAAAATTCATGGCAGTCATACGTATGGTCAAACATTTCCTTTTCAATTCCCGTGCTCCTGCCATGGCTTTTCTTATCCGGAATATTGGATCTTATCAATTTATTACCATTTGAATCCTTAAAACAGCTTCTGGCTACCACCGAGGGGCAGGTGGGCTATTTTCTGATTTTTCTTCTTATCATTGCCATAATCGGACCGGCCATTATCCAAAAATTCTGGAGATGCAAACCCTTGGAAAGCGGATACAATCGCAGCCGTATCGAACTTTTGTGCAAAAAAGCCGGTTTAAAATATGCCGATATTTTATATTGGCCAGCATTCGGCAGCAGGATGATCACCGCAGGGGTGATGGGACTGATAAAAAAATTTCGTTACATTCTCATTACCGGTCCCCTCATTCGCTTTCTCGATCCAGATGAGATTGATGCAGTGGTTGCCCATGAAATCGGACATATAAAAAGAAAGCACCTCATTTTCTATCTTGTTTTTTTTTCAGGCTACATGCTTTTATCCTATTCAACTTATGACCTGATTATCTATTTGATTCTTTTCACCGAACCTGTGCTTAAATTTACCACCGCCATGGGTTTAAATTGGACCACAGTCATTTCAACCCTATTCAGTATCACCGAAATCAGTATGTTTCTAATCTATTTCCGCTATGTATTTGGATATTTCATGCGTAATTTCGAACGCCAGGCTGATTGTTATGTGTATACCTTGTTTGATACTGCAAAACCTTTAATTTCAACCTTTAATAAGATTATTGCAACCAGCGGCCAGTCTCCTGACAGACCCAACTGGCACCATTTCAGTATCAAAGAACGGATAGATTATCTTAACCGGTGCGAAGCAGATAAAAATTATATTTTCCGGCATGACAGAAAGATACAAAAAAGCATGGGAATTTATTTTGCAGCCATTATATTGGTGGGAGCTATCGGCTACAGTCTAAATTTTGGTGCAGCCGGAAAAGAACTCAGCAATCATGTGATTGAAAAAATCATATTCAGAGAACTGGATAAATCACCGGATGATCCGATTCTTTACCAGACCCTGGGTGATATTTATTATAATGCCAAAAATTACCACGGAGTCCAGCAGGCATACGAAAAATCGCTCATCCTTAATCCGGACAATCCCCATGTTTTAAATAACCTTGCTTGGCTGTATGCCACCTGTGACGATCTGAGTTATCGTAACTCTACAAGAGCCTTAAAACTTTCCCAAAAAGCCGTCGCCTTGCTTAACGCACCGCATACTTTAGATACACTGGCCGAAAGTTATTTTGTTAACGGAAAGTATGAAAAAGCCATAGCCACGGAACTTCGCGCCCTCGAACAGGTCAAAACCAACCGTTCCCATTATAAAAACCAACTGGATAAGTTCAGAAAGGCAACGAATACAATTGAATAG
- the mutS gene encoding DNA mismatch repair protein MutS encodes MSSLKITPMIKQYLSIKEEYADTILLYRMGDFYEMFFEDAEIASRQLEITLTSRNKKDEFPIPMCGVPHKAVQGYIARLLDHGNKVAICDQVEDPATAKGLVKRDVVRVITPGMIIENEFLDEKTNNYILAISQEGDIAGFSCLDLSTGAFRVSESKDLPAVVDEALRISPNEILLPEFCQKDPLFAGIIDTFAEKSVTFLEKIAFEHNRSRERLLNQFHTVSLKGFGCENLTAGISAAGAVIYYIQKTQKQKTEHISRIETYTLSHYLWLDEQSFQNLEIIKNIQTGSGKGTLLEIMDHTVTSMGGRLLKRWLRYPLVDLKKIELRLDAVQEAKNTLHIRRSIRESLKSVYDLERLGSKISMGHSNAKDLVALKRSLKKLPDIWSFLSGFKSDYFVCSENLDKLIDLSELIEKSIREDAPPVINEGGIIKTGYNPELDELVSVSRNGKNYIAQLEVKERESTGINTLKVRYNKVFGYYIEVPKARSKNVPQNYVRKQTLVNAERYITDELKKFESSVFGAEVRRAELEYEIFSEIRKEVAKHNSTIQLVAGFLAGLDCILNLAEIADQNNYCRPKMNVDGKIIIKEGRHPVVEKLITGERFVPNTIKLDNDENQILIITGPNMAGKSTVLRQVAILVLMAQVGSFVPAKTASINITDRIFTRVGALDNLSQGQSTFMVEMQETANILHHATEQSLVILDEIGRGTSTFDGLSIAWAVAEYLHDLNKKGVKTLFATHYHELTELALKKPRVKNFNIAVREWNDEIIFLRKLVEGGTNRSYGIQVARLAGIPDDVLIRAKKILTKIENGEFSLNDTIVLDRNKDDPNNGHVQLKLFRKPERLIIENLTNLDISKMTPLDALNYLDELKKKANNITQ; translated from the coding sequence ATGAGTTCGCTTAAAATTACCCCCATGATAAAACAGTACCTCTCTATAAAGGAGGAGTATGCGGACACGATACTGCTTTACCGGATGGGTGATTTTTATGAAATGTTTTTTGAGGATGCTGAAATAGCGTCCAGGCAGCTTGAAATCACCTTAACATCAAGAAATAAAAAAGATGAATTTCCCATTCCCATGTGCGGTGTACCGCATAAAGCCGTGCAGGGCTATATTGCACGGCTGCTCGATCATGGCAATAAGGTGGCCATATGTGATCAGGTTGAGGATCCTGCCACGGCAAAGGGCCTGGTAAAAAGAGATGTGGTGCGGGTGATCACCCCGGGAATGATCATTGAGAATGAATTTTTGGATGAAAAAACCAATAATTATATTCTCGCTATCTCCCAGGAGGGTGATATTGCAGGATTTTCCTGTTTGGATTTATCAACCGGCGCCTTTCGTGTCTCGGAATCAAAGGATTTGCCGGCAGTGGTTGATGAGGCTTTAAGGATATCGCCCAATGAAATTCTTTTGCCCGAATTTTGCCAAAAAGATCCCCTGTTTGCTGGCATTATAGATACTTTTGCGGAGAAATCGGTCACCTTTCTTGAAAAAATCGCTTTCGAGCATAACAGAAGCCGCGAAAGACTCCTGAACCAGTTTCATACGGTCTCCCTGAAAGGGTTCGGTTGTGAAAATCTTACCGCAGGGATCAGTGCCGCAGGCGCAGTTATTTATTACATCCAAAAAACCCAAAAACAAAAGACCGAACATATCTCGAGGATTGAAACCTATACATTAAGTCATTATTTGTGGCTTGATGAGCAAAGCTTTCAAAACTTAGAGATCATAAAGAATATTCAGACGGGATCAGGGAAGGGGACGCTTCTTGAAATAATGGACCATACGGTAACGTCCATGGGCGGCAGACTGTTAAAAAGATGGTTGCGATATCCGCTGGTTGACCTGAAAAAGATCGAGTTGAGACTGGATGCGGTTCAGGAGGCAAAAAATACCCTTCATATCCGAAGAAGTATCAGAGAATCCTTGAAATCAGTTTACGATCTGGAACGTCTCGGAAGCAAGATTTCCATGGGGCATTCCAATGCAAAAGATCTGGTGGCGTTAAAACGTTCGCTAAAAAAGTTGCCTGACATATGGTCATTTCTTTCGGGGTTTAAATCCGATTATTTTGTTTGTAGTGAAAATTTAGATAAACTTATTGATCTATCTGAATTGATTGAAAAATCAATCAGAGAAGATGCACCACCGGTCATCAATGAGGGGGGAATCATCAAAACCGGATACAACCCGGAACTTGACGAGCTGGTCAGCGTCAGTCGAAACGGTAAGAACTATATTGCACAGCTCGAGGTTAAAGAAAGAGAATCGACAGGAATAAATACGTTAAAGGTAAGGTATAACAAGGTATTTGGCTATTATATTGAAGTTCCCAAAGCGCGTTCGAAAAATGTACCGCAAAATTATGTCCGCAAACAAACCTTGGTGAACGCTGAGCGGTATATTACCGATGAACTGAAAAAATTTGAATCCAGTGTGTTTGGCGCTGAAGTAAGACGGGCAGAACTTGAATATGAAATATTTAGTGAGATAAGAAAAGAGGTGGCCAAGCATAATTCAACTATTCAGCTTGTGGCGGGTTTTTTAGCCGGATTGGACTGCATACTCAATCTCGCTGAAATTGCCGACCAAAACAATTACTGCAGGCCCAAAATGAATGTAGACGGAAAGATCATTATTAAAGAAGGGCGTCATCCTGTGGTGGAAAAGCTGATCACCGGTGAACGGTTTGTGCCAAATACAATCAAGTTGGACAACGATGAAAACCAGATACTGATTATAACCGGTCCGAACATGGCGGGGAAGTCCACGGTTTTAAGACAGGTGGCCATTCTGGTTCTTATGGCGCAAGTGGGCTCTTTTGTCCCGGCAAAAACAGCTTCAATTAATATCACAGACAGGATATTTACTCGTGTGGGTGCTCTCGACAATCTGTCTCAGGGCCAGAGTACTTTCATGGTTGAAATGCAGGAAACGGCAAATATTTTGCACCATGCCACCGAACAGAGCCTGGTTATTTTAGACGAGATAGGAAGAGGAACAAGCACATTTGACGGACTGTCTATTGCATGGGCGGTTGCAGAATACCTGCACGATTTAAATAAAAAGGGGGTTAAGACATTATTCGCCACCCATTACCATGAATTGACCGAACTGGCATTGAAAAAACCCCGGGTGAAGAATTTCAATATTGCGGTAAGAGAATGGAACGATGAAATTATTTTTTTAAGAAAACTGGTTGAAGGCGGCACCAATAGAAGCTATGGTATACAGGTTGCACGACTTGCCGGCATTCCGGACGATGTGTTAATACGGGCAAAAAAAATTTTGACTAAAATTGAAAATGGTGAATTCAGCTTAAATGATACAATTGTTTTGGATAGAAATAAGGATGATCCTAACAACGGACATGTGCAACTTAAACTTTTTCGCAAACCCGAACGGTTAATCATAGAAAATTTAACCAATCTGGACATATCCAAAATGACACCGCTGGATGCACTGAATTACCTTGATGAACTGAAAAAAAAAGCGAACAACATCACCCAGTGA
- a CDS encoding enoyl-CoA hydratase-related protein, with protein sequence MAYENIIFSTDEGIATITFNRPKALNALNNELLGEFSLALDDISQNEDIRVLILTGAGEKAFVAGADISELSTYNTLEAKIFSQKGHQIIDRLQELAIPVIAAVNGFALGGGSEVALACDFIYASENAMFGLPEITLGIIPGFGGTQRLPRLIGKNMAKEMIFTGKMIKADEAYRIGLANKVCPPESLMDEVLKTANTIASRGKVSLRGAKHAVNIGMNSDLATGCRVEIDAFALCFASADAKEGTSAFLEKRKAEFKGSLSN encoded by the coding sequence ATGGCATACGAAAACATAATCTTTAGCACAGACGAGGGAATTGCAACCATTACTTTTAACCGGCCGAAAGCGCTCAATGCGTTAAACAATGAACTGCTCGGAGAATTCTCTCTGGCCCTGGATGATATTTCGCAAAATGAGGATATAAGGGTATTGATCCTTACCGGTGCTGGTGAAAAAGCTTTTGTGGCAGGTGCGGACATCAGCGAACTTTCAACCTATAACACGCTTGAGGCAAAAATTTTTTCACAAAAGGGTCATCAAATAATTGACAGGCTTCAGGAACTGGCAATACCGGTAATAGCGGCTGTGAACGGATTTGCGCTTGGAGGCGGAAGTGAGGTGGCCCTTGCATGCGATTTTATCTATGCTTCAGAGAATGCCATGTTCGGACTGCCGGAGATTACCCTCGGAATTATACCCGGTTTTGGCGGCACCCAGAGACTGCCAAGGTTAATCGGGAAAAACATGGCCAAAGAAATGATATTTACCGGGAAAATGATTAAAGCAGATGAAGCATATAGAATCGGATTGGCCAACAAGGTTTGCCCCCCTGAATCTCTCATGGATGAGGTTTTAAAAACAGCCAACACGATTGCTTCAAGAGGTAAAGTGTCTCTTAGAGGTGCCAAACATGCGGTTAACATCGGTATGAATTCTGACCTGGCGACCGGATGTCGCGTTGAGATTGATGCATTTGCCCTTTGTTTTGCCAGTGCGGATGCCAAAGAGGGAACCAGTGCTTTTCTGGAAAAAAGAAAGGCGGAATTTAAAGGAAGCTTAAGCAACTAA
- a CDS encoding epoxyqueuosine reductase QueH, which produces MKILLHICCAPCSIYPVKFLRKQGLDVMGFFYKHNIHPYTECLKRQQAVESYAPKINLRVIYQEGYDLEGFIQNVVFRESDRCTYCYHDRLRSTAMVAKHGKFDYFTSTLLYSKFQKHDLIKSMGESIGRNVGVKFYYQDFRTGWKSGIEESKTIGLYRQQYCGCIYSEKERYFK; this is translated from the coding sequence ATGAAAATTCTGCTTCATATCTGTTGTGCCCCCTGCTCCATATACCCCGTCAAATTTCTGCGTAAGCAAGGCCTGGATGTCATGGGCTTTTTTTACAAACATAATATCCACCCATACACAGAGTGTTTAAAGCGGCAGCAAGCTGTGGAATCTTATGCGCCAAAAATAAATCTTCGCGTGATATACCAGGAAGGATACGACCTGGAGGGTTTTATCCAGAATGTGGTGTTCAGGGAGTCAGATCGATGTACGTACTGTTATCATGATCGCCTTCGTTCTACCGCTATGGTGGCAAAGCACGGCAAGTTTGATTATTTTACCAGCACTCTTTTATACAGCAAATTCCAGAAACATGACCTTATCAAATCGATGGGCGAGTCCATCGGCCGCAATGTCGGAGTTAAGTTTTATTACCAGGATTTTAGAACCGGCTGGAAAAGCGGAATCGAAGAGTCTAAAACCATCGGACTATATCGTCAGCAGTATTGCGGATGTATTTACAGTGAAAAAGAAAGATACTTCAAATAA